A genomic stretch from Bradyrhizobium quebecense includes:
- a CDS encoding class I SAM-dependent methyltransferase, with amino-acid sequence MDVNEERLNSFMGKMIGDVGAAMNASLMLLGDKLGLYKALAQQGPMNAAALAKATGTAGRYVQEWLSAQAASGYVEYDSATGKFSMLPEQALALADEESPVFLGAVGSLVGATFLDEPKITDAFKTGKGIGWNKRSECLFCGTARFFRTSYKHYLVQEWLPALEGVVDKLTKGAVVADVGCGHGVSTRLMAEAFPKSTFYGFDYHDGSIQAARMAAKEAGLSDRVHFQTHSAKDFPANKYDLVCFFDCLHDMGDPVGALKHTRSTLADDGTCLLIEPFANDRLEDNLNPIGRVYYAASTMICTPASLDQEVGLALGAQAGETRLREVARQGGFSRFRRAAETPFNLILEARP; translated from the coding sequence ATGGACGTCAACGAGGAGCGTCTTAATTCATTCATGGGAAAGATGATTGGCGATGTCGGCGCGGCGATGAACGCCTCGCTGATGCTGCTGGGCGACAAGCTCGGGCTCTACAAGGCTCTCGCACAGCAAGGGCCGATGAATGCGGCGGCGCTGGCGAAGGCAACAGGGACAGCCGGACGTTACGTTCAGGAGTGGCTCTCCGCGCAGGCGGCTTCCGGTTACGTCGAGTACGACAGCGCAACCGGAAAATTCTCGATGCTGCCCGAGCAGGCGCTTGCGCTCGCCGACGAGGAGAGCCCGGTCTTCCTCGGCGCCGTGGGAAGCCTTGTCGGCGCGACATTTCTCGACGAGCCGAAAATTACCGACGCGTTCAAGACCGGCAAGGGCATCGGATGGAACAAGCGCAGCGAGTGCCTGTTCTGCGGCACGGCCCGGTTCTTCCGCACCAGCTACAAGCACTATCTGGTGCAGGAATGGCTACCGGCGCTCGAGGGCGTCGTCGACAAGCTGACGAAGGGTGCGGTTGTCGCTGACGTCGGCTGCGGCCACGGCGTGTCGACCCGGTTGATGGCGGAGGCGTTTCCGAAATCAACCTTCTACGGCTTCGACTATCATGACGGCTCGATCCAGGCGGCGCGGATGGCTGCGAAGGAGGCGGGATTGTCGGACCGCGTTCATTTCCAGACGCATTCGGCCAAGGACTTCCCGGCCAACAAGTATGACCTGGTGTGCTTCTTCGATTGCCTGCACGACATGGGCGACCCGGTCGGCGCGCTCAAGCACACCCGCTCCACCCTCGCCGACGACGGCACCTGCCTGCTGATCGAGCCGTTCGCCAACGACCGGCTGGAGGACAACCTCAATCCGATCGGGCGCGTCTACTACGCAGCGTCGACGATGATCTGCACGCCGGCATCGCTGGACCAGGAGGTCGGGCTTGCACTCGGCGCGCAGGCCGGCGAGACCCGGCTGCGCGAGGTGGCGCGCCAGGGTGGCTTCTCACGCTTCCGCCGCGCGGCGGAAACGCCGTTCAACCTGATCCTGGAAGCTCGCCCGTAA
- the glgA gene encoding glycogen synthase GlgA produces the protein MKVLFVTTEMDDFVRVGGLGAVSAALPRALRSWSDVRIMLPGYRDVVEQFTHIEIVGQCEALAEMPACTLGRASTKDGLPVYVLLCPQLYDRPGNPYGDESGRDWPDNDIRFGRFASAAAELAAGTLDKNWAADLVHANDWQAALTPAYLAWREARIPSILTIHNLAYQGLFPKDSLRRIGAPESSFHIDGLEFYEKLSFLKGGLVYASHLTTVSATYAREITTAELGCGLEGLLRVRSDADQLTGILNGIDESWDPRHCAQLAQPFGAGDWKGKQANADYVRRQFGLAVSRGPIFGLVARLVHQKGVDLVLSAADQIIRDGGQIVVTGSGEPTIEDALVAAHRRRPDAIGVIIGFNDAQARRIFAGSDFTLMPSRFEPCGLSQMYAQRFGSLPIGHQTGGLAETIADGETGFLFSQPSAESFLGGVRRAFDAYRAKDRLNAMRASAMAKSYSWDLSAACYGALYKKLIMPRAVA, from the coding sequence TTGAAGGTCTTATTCGTCACGACCGAGATGGACGATTTCGTCCGCGTGGGCGGGCTCGGTGCCGTTTCCGCTGCACTTCCCCGGGCGCTCCGGTCCTGGAGCGACGTCAGGATCATGCTTCCCGGCTACCGGGATGTGGTCGAACAGTTCACTCATATTGAAATCGTTGGACAATGCGAGGCCCTCGCCGAGATGCCGGCGTGTACGCTCGGGCGCGCATCGACCAAGGACGGCCTGCCGGTCTATGTGCTGTTGTGTCCGCAGCTCTACGACCGGCCGGGCAATCCCTATGGCGACGAGTCTGGCCGCGACTGGCCCGACAACGACATCCGCTTCGGCCGCTTTGCCTCCGCCGCTGCCGAACTTGCAGCCGGAACGCTGGACAAGAATTGGGCAGCGGACCTCGTTCACGCCAACGACTGGCAGGCCGCGCTCACACCCGCCTACCTCGCATGGCGCGAGGCACGGATTCCGTCGATCCTGACCATCCACAATCTCGCCTATCAGGGCCTGTTTCCGAAGGACTCGCTGCGGCGGATCGGCGCACCGGAAAGCTCATTCCACATCGACGGGCTGGAGTTCTACGAGAAGCTGTCCTTCCTCAAAGGCGGCCTCGTCTACGCCTCGCATCTGACCACGGTCAGCGCGACCTATGCGAGGGAGATCACGACCGCGGAGCTCGGCTGCGGGCTGGAGGGCCTGCTGCGCGTGCGCTCCGACGCCGACCAGCTGACCGGCATCCTGAACGGCATCGACGAGAGCTGGGACCCGCGCCACTGCGCGCAGCTCGCGCAGCCGTTCGGCGCCGGCGACTGGAAGGGCAAGCAGGCCAACGCCGACTATGTCCGCCGGCAATTCGGGCTTGCGGTCTCGCGTGGACCGATCTTCGGCCTGGTTGCACGGCTGGTGCATCAGAAGGGCGTCGACCTCGTGCTGTCGGCCGCCGACCAGATCATCCGGGACGGCGGACAGATCGTCGTCACCGGCAGCGGCGAGCCCACGATCGAGGACGCACTTGTGGCCGCGCATCGGCGCCGGCCCGACGCCATCGGCGTAATCATCGGCTTCAACGACGCGCAGGCGCGCCGGATCTTCGCCGGCAGCGATTTCACCCTGATGCCGTCGCGCTTCGAGCCCTGCGGCCTCAGCCAGATGTATGCGCAGCGCTTCGGCTCGCTGCCGATCGGCCACCAGACCGGCGGGCTTGCGGAGACCATCGCCGACGGCGAGACCGGCTTCCTGTTCTCGCAGCCATCGGCGGAATCCTTCCTCGGCGGCGTCAGGCGCGCCTTCGACGCCTATCGCGCCAAGGATCGCCTCAACGCCATGCGCGCCAGCGCGATGGCCAAGTCCTACAGCTGGGACCTGTCGGCCGCCTGCTACGGCGCACTCTACAAGAAGCTGATCATGCCGCGGGCGGTGGCGTAG
- a CDS encoding CaiB/BaiF CoA transferase family protein, giving the protein MTKLEEALATTIAADDEGNLTRSFDGLRVLDFSTTIAGPHCTRMLADMGAEVIKIEPAEGETMRTRPPVRNHCSTAFGQLNIGKNSLVLDLKSPAGVEAVRRLIATADVLVENFRPGVMRRLKLDYASIRDINPKLIFCSISGYGQTGPSAELPAYAPVIHAASGYEMAHLAYQPGRSRPDYCGIYHADVLTGVYAFGAISAALYQRGASGKGQHIDVSMLESMLSLTLNELQWSQFEVKQTQRPMFGPIETTDGYVMVAIASEKTFQNLMQVIGRPEWVSDPRFAKYSDRRENWADLMEGVEAWSRAVSTQACLAALNEYGVPSSAYRTVREALADPQIAHRGALAEVEDGGGSFKVLNLPFRMSGAAVGARKRMSTLGEHTLSYLKEIGLSDDQIAGFASQPAKTARS; this is encoded by the coding sequence ATGACGAAGCTGGAGGAAGCCTTGGCAACGACAATAGCCGCCGACGATGAGGGGAATTTGACACGGAGCTTTGACGGCCTTCGCGTGCTCGATTTTTCGACCACGATCGCCGGACCTCATTGCACGCGGATGCTCGCCGACATGGGCGCGGAGGTGATCAAGATCGAACCCGCCGAGGGCGAGACGATGCGGACGCGACCGCCGGTGCGCAACCATTGCTCGACGGCGTTCGGCCAGCTCAATATCGGCAAGAACAGCCTCGTGCTCGACCTGAAGTCGCCGGCCGGCGTCGAAGCCGTGCGCCGGCTGATCGCGACCGCCGACGTGCTGGTGGAGAATTTCCGCCCCGGCGTGATGCGGCGGCTCAAGCTCGACTATGCCTCGATCCGCGACATCAATCCGAAGCTGATCTTCTGCTCGATCTCCGGCTACGGCCAGACCGGCCCGTCGGCGGAATTGCCGGCCTATGCGCCGGTGATCCATGCCGCTTCAGGTTACGAGATGGCGCATCTCGCCTACCAACCGGGCCGCAGCCGGCCGGATTATTGCGGCATCTATCACGCCGACGTGTTGACCGGGGTCTACGCTTTCGGCGCGATCTCGGCGGCGCTCTATCAGCGCGGTGCCAGCGGCAAGGGCCAGCATATCGACGTCTCGATGCTGGAATCGATGCTGAGCCTGACCCTGAACGAGTTGCAGTGGTCGCAATTCGAGGTGAAGCAAACCCAGCGGCCGATGTTCGGCCCGATCGAAACCACCGACGGCTACGTGATGGTGGCGATCGCCAGCGAGAAGACGTTCCAGAACCTGATGCAGGTGATCGGCCGGCCCGAATGGGTGTCCGATCCGCGCTTCGCCAAATATTCCGATCGGCGGGAGAATTGGGCGGATCTGATGGAGGGCGTCGAGGCGTGGTCGCGCGCGGTCAGCACGCAGGCCTGTCTTGCCGCGCTCAATGAATATGGCGTGCCGTCGTCCGCCTATCGCACCGTGCGCGAGGCGCTCGCCGATCCGCAAATCGCCCATCGCGGTGCACTGGCCGAGGTCGAGGACGGCGGTGGCAGCTTCAAGGTGCTCAATCTGCCGTTCCGGATGTCCGGCGCTGCGGTCGGCGCGCGCAAGCGGATGTCGACGCTCGGCGAGCACACACTGTCCTATCTGAAGGAGATCGGGCTCTCCGACGATCAGATCGCTGGCTTCGCATCGCAACCGGCAAAGACGGCGCGCAGCTAG
- a CDS encoding ABC transporter substrate-binding protein, with protein MKLAGRARAVARIFLVAGLGAAAFAAPADAQKQGGTLTVGQELDIPGFDPLKVGVYDTSANTAAASIFDTLMTLDEKGEPKPKLALSWEHSEDFKTWTIKLRPGVKFHDGTPFNAQAVKENFDRQKDPANKCRCAFYITSIKSVDVVDDLTVRYNFSDPAVNFPATQSIQSSNNVMQSPTAWKTKGDDYNRNPVGTGPYILKSWNAGDRMVLEKNPDYWDKGKPYLDRIILKPLPDAQSRFASLQSGEADIIWDDEADADNIIKARKDASLTVHTYQGSGAAVAAFNTKVPPFDDVRVRQALVMALDRQKMSQAITNGLARPASNPYGDGSWVKCKDDGALPYDVEKAKALIKDYGKSVEFKMLVTATPRGRTGGQVLQQFWKRIGANMEIEQVDQATIVPRAFMRQFQLTPWRIVDLADPDPQMYANFHTGSPVALANYSDPELDRLLEHARSTADVDKRTEDYCAISRLINKEAIWFWTFQNTYYAISSAKVKGVPKMFNGVLDVSYAWKE; from the coding sequence ATGAAGCTGGCCGGGCGCGCGCGCGCAGTTGCGCGCATATTTCTTGTGGCGGGATTAGGTGCAGCGGCGTTCGCTGCACCGGCCGATGCGCAGAAGCAGGGCGGTACGCTCACCGTCGGCCAGGAGCTGGACATTCCGGGCTTCGACCCGCTCAAGGTCGGCGTCTACGATACATCGGCCAACACTGCGGCAGCCTCGATCTTCGACACGTTGATGACGCTCGACGAGAAGGGCGAGCCGAAGCCGAAGCTCGCGCTGTCCTGGGAGCATTCCGAGGACTTCAAGACCTGGACCATCAAGCTGCGGCCCGGCGTTAAATTCCACGACGGCACGCCGTTCAATGCGCAGGCGGTGAAGGAGAATTTCGACCGCCAGAAGGATCCGGCCAACAAGTGCCGCTGCGCGTTCTACATTACCAGCATCAAGAGCGTGGACGTCGTCGATGACCTGACGGTGCGCTACAATTTCAGCGACCCGGCGGTGAACTTCCCGGCGACGCAATCGATCCAGAGTTCCAACAATGTGATGCAGTCGCCGACCGCGTGGAAGACGAAGGGCGACGATTACAATCGCAACCCGGTCGGTACCGGTCCCTACATCCTGAAATCCTGGAACGCCGGCGATCGCATGGTGCTGGAGAAGAACCCGGACTATTGGGACAAGGGCAAGCCCTATCTCGATCGCATCATCCTGAAGCCGCTGCCCGACGCGCAATCGCGTTTCGCCTCGCTGCAATCCGGCGAGGCCGACATCATCTGGGACGACGAGGCCGACGCCGACAACATTATCAAGGCGCGCAAGGACGCGAGTCTGACCGTGCATACCTATCAAGGCTCGGGGGCCGCAGTCGCCGCCTTCAACACCAAGGTCCCACCTTTCGACGACGTGCGCGTGCGCCAGGCACTGGTGATGGCGCTCGACCGCCAGAAGATGTCGCAGGCGATCACCAATGGTCTGGCGCGGCCGGCCAGCAATCCCTATGGCGATGGCTCCTGGGTGAAGTGCAAGGATGACGGCGCGTTGCCCTACGATGTCGAGAAGGCCAAGGCGTTGATCAAGGACTACGGCAAGTCGGTCGAGTTCAAGATGCTGGTCACTGCGACGCCGCGTGGTCGCACCGGCGGTCAGGTGTTGCAACAATTCTGGAAGCGGATCGGCGCCAACATGGAGATCGAGCAGGTCGATCAGGCCACCATCGTGCCGCGTGCCTTCATGCGCCAGTTCCAGCTGACGCCCTGGCGCATCGTCGACCTCGCCGATCCCGATCCGCAGATGTACGCCAATTTCCATACCGGCAGCCCGGTCGCGCTGGCAAACTACTCCGATCCGGAGCTCGACCGGCTGCTCGAGCACGCGCGCTCGACCGCTGACGTCGACAAGCGCACCGAAGATTATTGCGCGATCAGCCGCCTCATCAACAAGGAGGCGATCTGGTTCTGGACCTTCCAGAACACCTACTACGCGATCTCGAGCGCGAAGGTGAAGGGCGTGCCGAAGATGTTCAACGGGGTGCTCGACGTCTCCTACGCCTGGAAGGAATAG
- a CDS encoding ABC transporter permease, with amino-acid sequence MLFFVARRLLYLVPVLIAVSVLTFVIASLLPGDLAYVILGDQATPENVAALRHDMGLDQPIWLRYLGWLWHILQGDFGRSFRTGQTVWQAVSERVPVSFELMIFAELIGLAIGVPLAIACAAKAGGAFDRFMTGSAFGLLSVPTFLSAILLIYLFAVELRWLPATGYVPFTEDPVANLRFMVLPALTLGLAEWPGIMRVLRSDMIAALQEDYIALAKAKGLKPSRILFVHALKPSSLTLVTITGINIGRLIGGAVIVETIFALPGIGRLLVGAIYTRDLIILQGVVLLVAAGFVIMNFIVDLLYAVLDPRIRHGHA; translated from the coding sequence ATGCTGTTCTTCGTCGCGCGCAGGCTCCTCTATCTGGTGCCGGTGCTGATCGCCGTCTCGGTGCTGACCTTCGTGATCGCGTCGCTGCTGCCGGGCGATCTCGCTTATGTGATCCTCGGCGACCAGGCGACGCCCGAAAATGTCGCGGCGCTGCGTCACGACATGGGGCTCGATCAGCCGATCTGGCTGCGCTATCTCGGCTGGCTGTGGCACATCCTGCAGGGCGATTTCGGACGGTCGTTCCGCACCGGGCAGACCGTGTGGCAGGCGGTCAGCGAGCGCGTGCCGGTCTCGTTCGAGCTGATGATCTTCGCCGAGCTGATCGGGCTTGCGATCGGCGTGCCGCTGGCGATCGCCTGCGCCGCCAAGGCCGGCGGCGCGTTCGACCGCTTCATGACCGGCTCGGCCTTCGGACTGCTGTCGGTGCCGACCTTCCTGTCCGCGATCCTGCTGATCTATTTGTTTGCGGTCGAGCTGCGCTGGCTGCCGGCGACCGGCTACGTGCCGTTCACCGAGGACCCGGTCGCCAATCTGCGCTTCATGGTGCTGCCGGCGCTGACGCTTGGGCTTGCGGAATGGCCGGGCATCATGCGCGTGCTGCGCTCCGACATGATCGCGGCGCTTCAGGAGGACTATATCGCGCTCGCCAAGGCCAAGGGCCTGAAGCCGTCGCGCATCCTGTTCGTGCACGCGCTGAAGCCGTCGTCGCTGACGCTCGTCACCATCACCGGCATCAATATCGGCCGCCTGATCGGCGGCGCCGTGATCGTCGAGACGATCTTCGCCTTGCCCGGGATCGGCCGTCTCCTGGTCGGCGCGATCTATACCCGCGACCTCATCATCCTGCAGGGCGTGGTGCTGCTGGTCGCGGCGGGCTTCGTGATCATGAACTTCATCGTCGACTTGCTTTACGCCGTGCTCGACCCGAGGATCCGCCATGGCCACGCTTGA
- a CDS encoding ABC transporter permease yields the protein MATLELSLDETEATPVRRRRGLGMLFWCAIGWMVLVFAVAIFADLLPLPSPTDMDMLERRAPVSAEHWLGTDGLGRDELSRLIYGARISLIVGLCAPMIGVTIGGALGILAGYFRGRFESFVVGGMDVLLAFPPLILALAVTAFLGQSIFNLTCILGVLGIPAFMRVARASTLTLARREFVIAAQALGATHARILLRELLPNVMLPLLAFFLLGVAVTIVVEGSLSFLGLGVPPPISSWGSMIGEGRESLDVAPQLAFIPAIAMFLTVLSFNLIGDTIRALTDPRQGAL from the coding sequence ATGGCCACGCTTGAGCTCAGCCTCGACGAGACCGAAGCGACGCCGGTGCGGCGCAGGCGCGGGCTCGGCATGCTGTTCTGGTGCGCGATCGGCTGGATGGTGCTGGTGTTCGCGGTCGCGATCTTCGCCGACCTGCTGCCGCTGCCAAGCCCGACCGACATGGACATGCTGGAGCGGCGGGCGCCGGTTTCGGCCGAGCACTGGCTTGGCACCGACGGCCTCGGCCGGGATGAATTGTCGCGGCTGATCTATGGCGCCCGCATCTCGCTGATCGTCGGCCTCTGCGCACCCATGATCGGTGTCACCATCGGCGGCGCGCTCGGCATCCTCGCCGGCTATTTCCGCGGTCGTTTCGAATCCTTCGTGGTCGGCGGCATGGACGTGCTGCTGGCATTCCCGCCGCTGATCCTGGCGCTTGCGGTCACCGCCTTTCTCGGCCAGTCGATCTTCAACCTGACCTGCATCCTCGGTGTGCTTGGCATTCCGGCCTTCATGCGGGTGGCACGGGCGTCGACGTTGACGCTGGCACGGCGCGAATTCGTCATCGCGGCGCAGGCGCTCGGCGCCACGCATGCACGGATCCTGCTGCGCGAGCTGCTGCCCAACGTAATGCTGCCGCTGCTCGCCTTCTTCCTGCTCGGCGTCGCCGTTACCATCGTGGTCGAGGGCTCGCTGTCCTTCCTCGGCCTCGGCGTGCCGCCGCCGATCTCGAGCTGGGGCAGCATGATCGGGGAGGGGCGCGAAAGTCTCGATGTGGCGCCGCAGCTCGCCTTCATTCCGGCGATTGCGATGTTCCTGACCGTGCTCTCCTTCAACCTGATCGGCGACACCATCCGCGCGCTGACCGACCCGAGGCAAGGTGCGCTATGA
- a CDS encoding ABC transporter ATP-binding protein, producing MSGALLSVENAVVDLPTPRGNLRAVDHVDLAVGAGRTLGIVGESGCGKTMLSRAVLQLLPKKAKLSGRVMFEGQDLTKLPAEKLRKLRGRSLAVVFQDPMTSLNPVLTIGTQLIETIQEHLELDLAQARQRSIELLTGVGIPAPEQRLTQYPHQLSGGMRQRVAIAVALSCEPKLLIADEPTTALDVTIQAQILDLLAREQQRRHMAMIIITHDLGVVAGRTDEVAVMYAGRVVERAPTLALFKQMRMPYTEALLAALPKLDVPPHTPLPAISGRPPDPTRPLKGCSFSPRCRYSAGRCSTEKPQLSPAETLEHLYACFHPIAAGRGA from the coding sequence ATGAGCGGTGCGCTGCTTTCGGTCGAGAACGCGGTGGTCGACCTGCCGACGCCGCGCGGCAATCTGCGGGCGGTCGATCATGTCGATCTCGCCGTCGGCGCCGGCAGGACGCTCGGCATTGTCGGAGAATCCGGCTGCGGCAAGACCATGCTGTCGCGGGCCGTCCTGCAACTGCTACCCAAGAAGGCCAAGCTGTCCGGCCGCGTGATGTTCGAAGGGCAGGATCTGACAAAGCTGCCGGCGGAGAAATTGCGCAAGCTACGCGGCCGCTCGCTCGCCGTCGTGTTCCAGGATCCCATGACCTCGCTCAATCCGGTGCTGACCATCGGCACCCAGCTGATCGAGACCATCCAGGAGCATCTCGAGCTCGATCTGGCCCAGGCCAGGCAGCGCAGCATCGAACTGCTGACGGGGGTCGGCATTCCCGCGCCCGAGCAGCGGCTGACGCAATATCCGCACCAGCTGTCCGGCGGCATGCGCCAGCGCGTCGCGATCGCGGTAGCGCTGTCCTGCGAGCCGAAGCTCCTGATCGCGGACGAGCCGACCACCGCGCTCGACGTCACGATCCAGGCGCAGATCCTGGATCTGCTGGCGCGCGAGCAGCAGCGCCGTCATATGGCGATGATCATCATCACGCATGACCTCGGCGTGGTCGCCGGCCGCACCGACGAGGTCGCGGTGATGTATGCGGGGCGCGTCGTCGAGCGCGCGCCGACTCTGGCCTTGTTCAAGCAGATGCGGATGCCCTACACCGAGGCGCTGCTTGCCGCATTGCCGAAGCTCGACGTGCCGCCGCATACGCCGCTACCGGCGATTTCGGGGCGGCCGCCCGATCCGACCCGGCCGCTGAAGGGCTGCTCGTTCTCACCGCGTTGCCGCTATTCGGCCGGGCGCTGCAGCACGGAGAAGCCACAGCTCAGTCCGGCGGAGACGTTAGAGCATCTCTATGCCTGCTTCCATCCGATCGCAGCGGGACGTGGCGCATGA
- a CDS encoding ABC transporter ATP-binding protein: MMLQAVSNPLMKVENLVVEYSVGGKTIHAVSDVSLEIAHGETLGLVGESGCGKSTLGRAVLQLRQAVSGKVLFDGHDLTTLKGEALRKMRRRVQLIFQDPIASLNPRRRIGDIVAEPLVIAGIKDPEERRRRVSEALSAVGLDPALVSGRLPHEFSGGQCQRICIARSLVLNPEFVICDEPVSALDVSIRAQILNLLEEMKARYGLTLLFIAHDLAVVKAVSDRVAVMYLGRLCEVGPSEQLFAQPAHPYTALLIEAIPVPDPDVRPTQSVPVGEPPSPIAPPSGCRFRTRCPRADARCAREVPELRLVAPGQFAACHHPLI; this comes from the coding sequence ATGATGTTGCAGGCCGTATCCAATCCGCTGATGAAAGTGGAAAACCTCGTCGTCGAATATTCGGTGGGGGGCAAGACCATCCATGCCGTCTCCGATGTCAGCCTCGAGATCGCGCACGGCGAGACGCTGGGGCTGGTCGGCGAATCCGGCTGCGGCAAGTCCACGCTCGGCCGCGCCGTGCTGCAATTGCGCCAGGCGGTCTCCGGCAAGGTGCTGTTCGACGGCCACGACCTCACCACCCTGAAGGGCGAGGCGCTGCGCAAGATGCGCCGGCGCGTGCAGCTGATCTTTCAGGACCCGATCGCCTCGCTCAATCCGCGGCGGCGGATCGGCGACATCGTCGCCGAGCCGCTGGTGATCGCCGGCATCAAGGATCCCGAGGAACGCCGGCGGCGCGTCAGCGAGGCGCTGTCGGCGGTCGGGCTCGACCCCGCGCTGGTGAGCGGGCGCCTGCCGCACGAATTCTCCGGCGGACAATGCCAGCGCATCTGCATCGCCCGCTCGCTGGTGCTCAATCCGGAATTCGTGATCTGCGACGAGCCGGTGTCCGCGCTCGATGTCTCGATCCGAGCGCAGATCCTCAATCTGCTGGAGGAGATGAAGGCACGTTACGGCCTGACCTTGCTGTTCATCGCCCACGACCTCGCCGTGGTAAAGGCGGTCTCGGATCGCGTCGCGGTGATGTATCTCGGCCGGCTCTGCGAGGTTGGTCCATCGGAGCAACTGTTTGCACAGCCGGCGCATCCTTATACCGCGCTGCTCATCGAAGCGATTCCGGTGCCCGATCCGGATGTCCGGCCGACCCAGAGCGTGCCGGTCGGCGAGCCGCCGTCGCCGATCGCGCCGCCGTCGGGCTGTCGCTTCCGCACCCGCTGCCCCCGGGCCGATGCGCGTTGTGCCCGCGAGGTGCCGGAACTGCGTCTGGTTGCGCCCGGCCAGTTCGCGGCTTGCCATCATCCGCTGATCTGA
- a CDS encoding alcohol dehydrogenase, whose amino-acid sequence MKSFQVVDFNAPLKEVDQSTPQPSGTQVLIKVKAAGVCHSDLHIWEGGYDLGHGRKPLSLKDRGVSLPRTMGHETVGEIIAFGPDVKDADKGGLKVGDVALAYPWLGCGKCPTCLGGDENMCAIKPNALGVYCDGGYADHMTVPHPKYLLNLKGLDPVTAAPYACSGVTTYSALKKVEKDLDTPIVIFGAGGLGLMALSLLKAMGGKGAIVVDIDARKRAAAEAAGALATVDGKAPDALEQLIKKAGQPIRAAIDLVGNAQTAQLGFDCLTKGGKLVMVGLFGGGAPWALPLIPIKAVTIQGSYVGNLRETQELLDLVRTKKIPAIPVTPMPLAKANEALTNLQKGQLVGRAVLTP is encoded by the coding sequence ATGAAGAGTTTTCAGGTCGTCGATTTCAACGCCCCCTTGAAAGAGGTCGATCAGTCGACGCCGCAGCCATCGGGCACGCAGGTGCTGATCAAGGTGAAGGCCGCCGGCGTCTGCCACAGCGATCTGCACATCTGGGAGGGCGGCTATGATCTCGGCCATGGCCGCAAGCCGCTGTCACTGAAGGACCGCGGCGTCTCGCTGCCGCGCACGATGGGCCATGAGACGGTCGGCGAGATCATCGCCTTCGGGCCGGATGTGAAGGACGCCGACAAGGGCGGCCTCAAGGTCGGCGATGTGGCGCTGGCCTATCCCTGGCTCGGCTGCGGCAAATGCCCGACCTGCCTCGGCGGCGACGAGAACATGTGCGCGATCAAGCCGAATGCGCTCGGCGTCTATTGCGACGGCGGCTATGCCGATCACATGACGGTGCCGCATCCGAAATATCTGCTCAACCTCAAGGGGCTCGATCCGGTTACGGCTGCGCCTTACGCCTGCTCTGGTGTCACGACCTACAGTGCGCTGAAAAAGGTCGAGAAGGATCTCGACACGCCAATCGTGATCTTCGGTGCCGGCGGTCTCGGCCTGATGGCGCTCTCGCTGTTGAAGGCGATGGGCGGCAAGGGCGCGATCGTGGTCGATATCGACGCCAGGAAGCGCGCGGCGGCCGAGGCCGCCGGTGCGCTCGCAACCGTTGACGGCAAGGCGCCCGACGCGCTGGAGCAGCTCATCAAGAAGGCGGGGCAGCCGATCCGCGCCGCGATCGACCTGGTCGGCAACGCCCAGACCGCGCAGCTCGGCTTCGACTGCCTGACCAAGGGCGGCAAGCTCGTGATGGTCGGCCTGTTCGGCGGTGGCGCACCCTGGGCGCTGCCGCTGATCCCGATCAAGGCGGTCACCATCCAGGGCAGCTATGTCGGTAATCTGCGCGAGACGCAGGAGCTGCTCGACCTGGTGCGGACCAAGAAGATTCCGGCGATCCCGGTCACGCCGATGCCGCTGGCGAAGGCGAACGAGGCGCTGACCAATCTGCAGAAGGGCCAGCTGGTGGGCCGCGCCGTGCTGACGCCGTAA